From one Suricata suricatta isolate VVHF042 chromosome 8, meerkat_22Aug2017_6uvM2_HiC, whole genome shotgun sequence genomic stretch:
- the ZNF394 gene encoding zinc finger protein 394 isoform X1: MSSSLTASQVSDAEAEAWMAAAKSRVAAQSPRDGLLIVKVEEDSAGGQELDLPGDCQDPEKSRQHFRRFRYQEVAGPEEALSRLRELCRRWLRPEMHTKEQILELLVLEQFLTILPQELQAWVRKHCPQSGEKAAAMVRAFQRALEGASPEELVTIKNVAVSLHCEEWEPLDSVPREFCWESARKDHRTLVSLVSPSLETRTENKYFIPKQEVLGEVEPRGQLQEGSPRRAPPGCGGTGKNGVEKQSENPSSLKLENPPEEEGLPSTADLKNGLTEEGDFKHDELGNRVRMSNWVLCQHVQAAGRPVDGREQGDRCTQSSEPVKHHTVKPPGSIDSEEQLHGAGLFETRQQLREERPYKCGNCEKSFKQRSDLFKHQRIHTGEKPYECQECRKSFSQSAALIKHQRTHTGEKPYTCPKCGDSFRQSSHLNRHQRIHVGEKHFKCHECGETCRISNRFRHQRLHKGERPYACEECEKSFKRCSDLSKHQRIHTGEKPYGCSVCGKRFSQSATLITHQRTHTGEKPYKCLDCGESFRQSPHLIRHQRIHRNKVPPF, encoded by the exons ATGAGTTCTAGCTTGACCGCGAGTCAAGTCAGTGACGCCGAGGCAGAAGCCTGGATGGCAGCTGCGAAGTCCAGGGTCGCTGCGCAGTCTCCGCGTGATGGACTTTTGATAGTAAAAGTGGAGGAAGACTCAGCCGGAGGTCAGGAGTTGGACCTGCCCGGGGACTGTCAGGATCCGGAAAAGTCGCGACAGCATTTTAGGCGGTTCCGTTACCAGGAGGTAGCTGGACCCGAAGAGGCGCTAAGCCGGCTCAGGGAACTTTGTCGCCGGTGGCTGAGGCCTGAGATGCACACGAAGGagcagatcctggagctgctggtgCTGGAGCAGTTCCTGACCATCCTGCCCCAGGAGCTCCAGGCCTGGGTGCGGAAGCACTGCCCGCAGAGCGGGGAGAAGGCTGCGGCCATGGTGCGCGCTTTTCAGAGAGCGCTTGAGGGGGCCTCACCCGAG GAGTTGGTGACGATTAAGAATGTGGCCGTGTCTCTACACTGTGAGGAGTGGGAGCCTCTGGACTCAGTTCCAAGGGAGTTCTGCTGGGAGAGCGCCCGGAAGGATCATAGGACCTTGGTCTCACTGGTCTCGCCGA gtTTGGAAACCAGGACCGAGAACAAATACTTTATTCCAAAACAAGAAGTTTTAGGAGAAGTAGAGCCACGGGGGCAGCTACAAGAAGGGTCCCCCAGGAGGGCTCCCCCTGGGTGTGGTGGTACAGGTAAGAATGGTGTGGAAAAGCAGTCAGAAAATCCCTCATCTCTGAAACTGGAAAATCCTCCTGAAGAGGAAGGACTCCCCAGCACCGCGGATCTCAAGAATGGTCTCACCGAGGAGGGAGACTTCAAACATGACGAACTTGGGAACAGGGTCAGAATGTCAAACTGGGTTCTTTGTCAGCACGTCCAGGCCGCAGGGAGGCCCGTTGACGGCCGCGAACAGGGGGACAGATGTACACAGAGTTCAGAGCCGGTAAAGCATCACACAGTGAAACCTCCTGGCTCCATCGACAGCGAGGAACAGCTCCACGGCGCAGGCCTCTTTGAGACGCGGCAGCAGCTCCGTGAAGAAAGGCCTTATAAATGCGGAAACTGTGAGAAGAGTTTCAAACAGCGTTCTGACCTTTTTAAACACCAGAGAATCcacacaggggagaaaccctACGAATGCCAAGAGTGCAGGAAGAGCTTCAGTCAGAGTGCTGCCTTGATCAAACACCAGAGGACACACACCGGCGAAAAGCCATACACCTGCCCCAAGTGTGGGGACAGCTTCCGGCAGAGCTCCCATCTCAACCGGCACCAGAGGATCCACGTCGGAGAGAAACACTTCAAGTGTCACGAATGTGGGGAAACCTGCCGTATTTCCAACCGTTTTAGACATCAGAGGCTTCACAAAGGGGAGAGACCCTATGCGTGTGAGGAGTGTGAGAAGAGCTTCAAACGGTGCTCAGATCTCTCTAAACACCAGAGGATCCACACCGGAGAGAAGCCGTATGGGTGTTCTGTGTGTGGGAAGCGCTTCAGTCAGAGTGCAACCCTCATTACGCACCAGAGGACtcacactggagaaaaacctTATAAGTGTCTTGACTGCGGGGAAAGCTTTAGACAGAGTCCACACCTTATCCGACACCAAAGGATCCATAGAAATAAAGTTCCACCATTTTGA
- the ZNF394 gene encoding zinc finger protein 394 isoform X2 has protein sequence MSSSLTASQVSDAEAEAWMAAAKSRVAAQSPRDGLLIVKVEEDSAGGQELDLPGDCQDPEKSRQHFRRFRYQEVAGPEEALSRLRELCRRWLRPEMHTKEQILELLVLEQFLTILPQELQAWVRKHCPQSGEKAAAMELVTIKNVAVSLHCEEWEPLDSVPREFCWESARKDHRTLVSLVSPSLETRTENKYFIPKQEVLGEVEPRGQLQEGSPRRAPPGCGGTGKNGVEKQSENPSSLKLENPPEEEGLPSTADLKNGLTEEGDFKHDELGNRVRMSNWVLCQHVQAAGRPVDGREQGDRCTQSSEPVKHHTVKPPGSIDSEEQLHGAGLFETRQQLREERPYKCGNCEKSFKQRSDLFKHQRIHTGEKPYECQECRKSFSQSAALIKHQRTHTGEKPYTCPKCGDSFRQSSHLNRHQRIHVGEKHFKCHECGETCRISNRFRHQRLHKGERPYACEECEKSFKRCSDLSKHQRIHTGEKPYGCSVCGKRFSQSATLITHQRTHTGEKPYKCLDCGESFRQSPHLIRHQRIHRNKVPPF, from the exons ATGAGTTCTAGCTTGACCGCGAGTCAAGTCAGTGACGCCGAGGCAGAAGCCTGGATGGCAGCTGCGAAGTCCAGGGTCGCTGCGCAGTCTCCGCGTGATGGACTTTTGATAGTAAAAGTGGAGGAAGACTCAGCCGGAGGTCAGGAGTTGGACCTGCCCGGGGACTGTCAGGATCCGGAAAAGTCGCGACAGCATTTTAGGCGGTTCCGTTACCAGGAGGTAGCTGGACCCGAAGAGGCGCTAAGCCGGCTCAGGGAACTTTGTCGCCGGTGGCTGAGGCCTGAGATGCACACGAAGGagcagatcctggagctgctggtgCTGGAGCAGTTCCTGACCATCCTGCCCCAGGAGCTCCAGGCCTGGGTGCGGAAGCACTGCCCGCAGAGCGGGGAGAAGGCTGCGGCCATG GAGTTGGTGACGATTAAGAATGTGGCCGTGTCTCTACACTGTGAGGAGTGGGAGCCTCTGGACTCAGTTCCAAGGGAGTTCTGCTGGGAGAGCGCCCGGAAGGATCATAGGACCTTGGTCTCACTGGTCTCGCCGA gtTTGGAAACCAGGACCGAGAACAAATACTTTATTCCAAAACAAGAAGTTTTAGGAGAAGTAGAGCCACGGGGGCAGCTACAAGAAGGGTCCCCCAGGAGGGCTCCCCCTGGGTGTGGTGGTACAGGTAAGAATGGTGTGGAAAAGCAGTCAGAAAATCCCTCATCTCTGAAACTGGAAAATCCTCCTGAAGAGGAAGGACTCCCCAGCACCGCGGATCTCAAGAATGGTCTCACCGAGGAGGGAGACTTCAAACATGACGAACTTGGGAACAGGGTCAGAATGTCAAACTGGGTTCTTTGTCAGCACGTCCAGGCCGCAGGGAGGCCCGTTGACGGCCGCGAACAGGGGGACAGATGTACACAGAGTTCAGAGCCGGTAAAGCATCACACAGTGAAACCTCCTGGCTCCATCGACAGCGAGGAACAGCTCCACGGCGCAGGCCTCTTTGAGACGCGGCAGCAGCTCCGTGAAGAAAGGCCTTATAAATGCGGAAACTGTGAGAAGAGTTTCAAACAGCGTTCTGACCTTTTTAAACACCAGAGAATCcacacaggggagaaaccctACGAATGCCAAGAGTGCAGGAAGAGCTTCAGTCAGAGTGCTGCCTTGATCAAACACCAGAGGACACACACCGGCGAAAAGCCATACACCTGCCCCAAGTGTGGGGACAGCTTCCGGCAGAGCTCCCATCTCAACCGGCACCAGAGGATCCACGTCGGAGAGAAACACTTCAAGTGTCACGAATGTGGGGAAACCTGCCGTATTTCCAACCGTTTTAGACATCAGAGGCTTCACAAAGGGGAGAGACCCTATGCGTGTGAGGAGTGTGAGAAGAGCTTCAAACGGTGCTCAGATCTCTCTAAACACCAGAGGATCCACACCGGAGAGAAGCCGTATGGGTGTTCTGTGTGTGGGAAGCGCTTCAGTCAGAGTGCAACCCTCATTACGCACCAGAGGACtcacactggagaaaaacctTATAAGTGTCTTGACTGCGGGGAAAGCTTTAGACAGAGTCCACACCTTATCCGACACCAAAGGATCCATAGAAATAAAGTTCCACCATTTTGA